In one window of Dokdonia sp. PRO95 DNA:
- a CDS encoding 3-phosphoshikimate 1-carboxyvinyltransferase, translating to MLLKVQHTAASSSGEIQITGSKSETNRLLILQALFDGIVVKNISNSDDAAVMQKALASKDTEVDIYHAGTAMRFLTAYFSIQEGRETLLTGSERMQQRPMAILVEALQQLGAQVSYVKNDGYPPLHIKGCTLTKSEVTLKANVSSQYISALMMMGAALENGLTIHLDGKITSVPYINMTLALLHQLDIAATFEGQIITIKPGRKSSEHREITVESDWSSASYFYSIVALSRKRTLDTSITISSYKEDSLQGDAVLQDIYKQLGVISEFNGDTLTLSLAKDFELPETITLDLANAPDIAQTIAVTCLGLGVGCHLTGLHTLKIKETDRLEALREEITKLGGGIMVTDTDLTLLPQETALNENITIATYHDHRMAMAFAPLALSVPLLIDDAGVVSKSYPDFWKDLETLGFGQEIIG from the coding sequence ATGCTCTTAAAAGTACAACATACTGCAGCCAGCAGCAGTGGTGAGATACAAATCACAGGGTCAAAAAGTGAGACTAACAGACTGCTTATCTTACAAGCGCTCTTTGATGGTATTGTGGTAAAGAATATTTCAAATAGTGATGATGCTGCGGTGATGCAAAAGGCACTAGCATCTAAGGATACTGAGGTAGATATTTACCATGCAGGTACGGCTATGCGTTTTCTTACCGCTTATTTTTCTATACAAGAAGGTAGAGAGACATTGCTCACGGGGAGCGAGCGCATGCAGCAGCGCCCTATGGCAATACTTGTAGAAGCATTGCAGCAGTTAGGTGCTCAAGTTTCTTATGTAAAAAATGATGGGTATCCGCCGCTTCATATTAAAGGATGTACACTCACAAAAAGTGAGGTTACGCTCAAGGCAAATGTGAGCAGCCAGTATATCTCTGCACTTATGATGATGGGAGCAGCGCTAGAAAATGGACTTACCATTCATCTCGATGGTAAAATCACTTCGGTACCATATATAAACATGACGCTAGCATTATTACATCAGCTAGATATTGCGGCCACTTTTGAAGGTCAGATTATAACTATCAAACCAGGAAGAAAAAGTAGCGAGCATAGGGAAATTACAGTAGAGTCAGACTGGAGTAGTGCATCTTACTTTTATAGTATTGTTGCGCTTTCGCGAAAGCGTACTTTAGACACTTCTATAACCATAAGCAGTTATAAGGAAGATAGCTTGCAGGGTGATGCGGTCTTGCAAGATATTTATAAGCAGCTAGGTGTAATTTCTGAATTTAATGGGGATACACTTACCTTGTCACTAGCCAAAGATTTTGAACTTCCTGAAACAATCACTTTGGATCTTGCAAATGCGCCAGATATTGCACAGACTATAGCAGTTACTTGTTTAGGACTAGGAGTAGGATGTCATCTCACGGGATTGCATACACTCAAAATAAAAGAAACAGACAGGCTAGAAGCACTACGAGAAGAGATTACAAAGCTAGGCGGTGGGATTATGGTAACAGACACAGATCTTACCTTACTGCCACAAGAAACAGCGCTTAACGAGAATATTACGATTGCGACATATCATGATCATCGTATGGCAATGGCTTTTGCGCCACTAGCGCTATCGGTTCCATTGTTGATAGATGATGCGGGTGTGGTGTCTAAGTCATATCCAGATTTTTGGAAAGATTTAGAAACTTTAGGGTTTGGTCAAGAGATAATTGGCTAA
- a CDS encoding nucleotide pyrophosphohydrolase yields the protein MNISDSQQAVDDWIKAHGVRYFNELTNMAQLTEEVGEVARIIARRYGEQSEKESDKNKDLGEELADVMFVVLCLANQTGVNLQEAFDKKLDIKTKRDHDRHHNNEKLK from the coding sequence ATGAACATTTCAGACTCACAACAAGCAGTAGACGATTGGATAAAAGCTCACGGAGTGCGCTATTTTAATGAACTTACTAATATGGCTCAGCTTACTGAAGAAGTTGGAGAGGTGGCGCGCATTATTGCACGTCGCTATGGGGAGCAGAGTGAGAAAGAAAGTGATAAAAACAAAGATCTAGGCGAGGAACTTGCAGATGTAATGTTTGTAGTATTATGCCTTGCCAACCAAACAGGAGTTAATCTTCAAGAAGCGTTTGATAAAAAGCTTGATATAAAGACTAAGCGTGATCATGATCGTCATCACAATAATGAGAAATTGAAGTAA
- a CDS encoding DUF3857 domain-containing protein yields the protein MNKLLLFFFIASFCSATCLAQNYKFGKVSKEELLEVEHPLEPEAKAAILYRNFETTFIYAKEKGFTGLIKRQERIKIYNKDNNDWLTVSVYLYQGANNSANEVLSGLKAYTFNFDGDVEKIKLDKKQIYKEKINERYTKVTFTMPNIKNGSVIEYEYSIRTPYLNKFDKFYFQESIPIKKVGLSFEAPEYLEYKIHRSGWLPFKINTSSRGRKLSIPYKQKAQGLAIKEKKGTNVFEFDDIESSVVQNDVPSLKREPFSGNVNNYRSTLQFELSATRYPNQVPEFYTSNWGDVAKQIYDSPNFGGQLRKKGFFKDDIDQLIVGLSKKEAILRIYDYVKTKMVWDGFYGIYVNDNLSSVYKETKGSLTEINLLLVSMLQYAGIDASPVILGTKSNGIFLFPTQSGFNAVIACAKIDGDLLLLDASDKMSSPNVLKPELLNWFGGRLLKEDGVSEEIKLIAKQATHDAVVNVKIDEENSPMVMANNRYTNNDAYKMRKNLSGKDVSEMAIYISSIYKDYEILDLGVKEIDNVYKPLKLSFKSRADDYIETIGDKMYISPLLFYGEEINVFKEEERKLPIDYEYGRLSRFIFNIEIPDGYQVESMPESLSVSLAGNIGFYKYIISKNVNGVTISVQRSINESFLEADSYGDLKKFYEAIVSKETEKIVLSKI from the coding sequence ATGAATAAATTATTACTCTTTTTTTTTATTGCAAGTTTTTGTTCAGCCACTTGCTTAGCGCAAAATTATAAATTTGGTAAGGTTTCTAAAGAAGAGTTGCTGGAAGTAGAGCATCCTTTAGAGCCTGAGGCAAAGGCTGCTATATTGTACAGGAATTTTGAAACTACTTTTATTTATGCTAAAGAGAAAGGGTTTACAGGTCTCATAAAAAGACAGGAACGCATAAAGATTTATAACAAAGACAACAATGATTGGTTAACGGTGAGTGTCTATTTGTATCAAGGGGCTAATAACAGTGCAAATGAGGTTTTGAGTGGCCTTAAGGCATATACTTTCAATTTTGATGGAGACGTAGAAAAAATCAAACTTGATAAAAAACAGATTTATAAAGAGAAGATTAATGAGAGGTACACAAAAGTTACTTTTACAATGCCTAACATAAAAAACGGTTCTGTAATAGAGTATGAATATTCCATAAGAACGCCTTATCTAAATAAATTTGATAAATTTTACTTCCAAGAATCTATACCTATAAAAAAGGTGGGATTATCTTTTGAAGCTCCCGAGTATCTTGAGTATAAAATTCATAGAAGCGGCTGGTTGCCATTCAAAATTAACACAAGTTCAAGAGGCCGAAAATTATCAATTCCTTACAAGCAAAAAGCTCAAGGATTGGCTATAAAGGAAAAAAAGGGAACAAATGTATTTGAATTTGACGATATAGAATCCTCAGTAGTCCAGAATGATGTTCCATCTCTTAAGAGAGAGCCGTTTTCTGGAAATGTAAACAACTATAGGTCTACACTTCAATTTGAATTATCTGCTACCCGTTACCCTAATCAAGTGCCAGAATTTTATACATCTAACTGGGGTGATGTAGCAAAGCAAATTTATGACTCGCCTAATTTTGGTGGGCAACTCAGAAAAAAAGGATTTTTTAAAGATGATATTGATCAACTAATTGTCGGATTGTCTAAAAAAGAAGCAATACTCCGCATTTATGATTATGTTAAAACTAAAATGGTTTGGGATGGTTTTTACGGTATATATGTTAATGATAATTTATCTAGTGTCTATAAAGAAACGAAGGGAAGCCTTACTGAAATAAACTTGCTCCTAGTGTCAATGCTTCAATATGCTGGTATAGACGCATCACCAGTGATACTCGGAACTAAGTCTAACGGGATTTTTTTATTTCCAACCCAGTCAGGATTTAATGCAGTTATTGCTTGTGCTAAAATAGACGGAGATTTATTGTTGCTTGATGCATCAGATAAGATGTCAAGTCCTAATGTGCTTAAACCAGAATTACTTAATTGGTTTGGAGGTAGATTATTAAAAGAAGATGGAGTCTCAGAAGAAATAAAACTAATTGCAAAGCAAGCTACCCACGATGCTGTTGTTAATGTGAAAATTGACGAAGAGAACTCGCCTATGGTCATGGCAAATAATAGATATACCAATAATGATGCATATAAAATGCGTAAAAATTTATCGGGTAAAGATGTTTCAGAAATGGCAATATATATATCTTCCATTTATAAAGATTATGAAATACTTGATCTTGGGGTAAAAGAAATAGATAATGTCTATAAGCCACTCAAGTTGTCATTTAAGTCAAGGGCAGATGATTATATTGAAACGATAGGTGATAAAATGTACATAAGTCCACTATTATTTTATGGCGAAGAAATAAATGTCTTTAAAGAAGAAGAGCGTAAACTACCTATAGATTATGAATATGGGCGTTTGAGTAGGTTTATATTTAATATAGAAATTCCAGACGGCTATCAGGTAGAAAGTATGCCAGAGTCATTATCTGTAAGTCTAGCTGGAAACATCGGATTTTATAAATACATTATATCAAAAAATGTCAATGGGGTTACTATTTCTGTTCAACGATCAATTAATGAGTCATTTCTAGAGGCAGATAGCTACGGTGATTTAAAGAAATTCTATGAAGCAATAGTTTCTAAGGAAACAGAAAAAATAGTATTATCTAAAATCTAA
- a CDS encoding DUF3857 domain-containing protein — protein MNRLLLILFVVGFSTATCFSQNYKFGKVSKEELMQDVHPNEPEADAAILYRLFRTKFNYTNDEGFTATTNFQNRIKIYNEKGNDWASVSIFLYTGSGGAENINGLKAYTYNLDEKIEKTKLDKKNIFKEEVNENYTKVTFSMPNIKSGSIIEYEYSIRSPYLTTFDKYYFQESIPVDVVEMTLASPEYLVYKTHRNGWVPFSIAKSSREGNFQIRYKEKSTSKIKQPENRTRTIKYREDISEVNLKNVPSLKSEPYAGNVNNYRTTLQFELEMTRFPNDAPEFFATSWDEVASNIYKSSGFGSQLNRQGFFKDEVDLLINEVSEKEKVVKIYDYIRNKITWNGNYGIFVENGTASTFKNNIGNMADINLLLVSMLKYAGIKADPILLGTKSHGIYLFPTRTGFNAVIAGVEIEGELVLLDASDKLGSPNILKSQLLNWFGGRMVEDDGVSKAITLKNAQAIHYALANVNFDDTGIASASVKNRFSNNYAYEMRKSLYGKEETELSTAVSAEFNDTEIENLNVSDLLNTYKPLSVSFDADVASYFETIGDKIYLNPLFFYSTDENLFKSDERTLPVDFDYSRSDRITINISIPEGYVVETLPEPLVVSMVDGIASYKYNISNATAGLSISVQRTIDTPLVAVDYYKSLKAFFEMIIKKESEKVVFKKA, from the coding sequence ATGAATAGATTATTACTCATTCTCTTTGTCGTAGGTTTCTCTACAGCCACTTGCTTTTCACAAAATTATAAATTTGGAAAAGTCTCTAAAGAGGAACTGATGCAAGATGTGCACCCTAATGAGCCGGAAGCTGATGCTGCAATTTTATATAGATTATTTAGGACAAAATTCAATTACACTAATGACGAGGGCTTCACAGCAACTACAAATTTTCAAAATCGTATAAAAATTTATAACGAGAAAGGTAATGATTGGGCATCAGTTAGCATATTCCTTTATACTGGCTCAGGAGGTGCGGAAAATATAAATGGTCTCAAAGCGTATACGTATAATCTTGATGAGAAAATAGAGAAAACGAAATTAGATAAAAAGAATATTTTCAAAGAGGAGGTTAATGAGAATTATACTAAGGTAACTTTTTCGATGCCCAATATAAAAAGCGGATCGATTATAGAATATGAATATAGTATCAGGTCGCCGTATTTAACCACTTTTGATAAGTATTACTTTCAAGAATCAATACCTGTTGATGTAGTAGAAATGACTCTAGCTTCTCCTGAGTATCTTGTTTATAAAACTCATCGCAATGGTTGGGTACCTTTTTCTATTGCTAAAAGTTCACGAGAAGGTAATTTTCAAATAAGGTATAAGGAAAAATCAACTTCTAAGATTAAACAACCGGAAAATAGAACTCGGACTATAAAGTATAGAGAAGATATTTCTGAAGTAAATTTAAAAAATGTACCATCTCTCAAATCAGAGCCTTATGCTGGTAATGTAAATAATTACCGTACTACTTTACAGTTTGAATTAGAAATGACTCGTTTTCCTAATGATGCACCTGAGTTCTTTGCAACAAGTTGGGATGAGGTGGCTAGCAATATATACAAATCTTCAGGTTTTGGATCTCAACTTAATAGACAAGGTTTTTTTAAGGATGAGGTTGATCTGCTTATTAATGAGGTGTCAGAAAAAGAAAAGGTTGTGAAAATTTATGATTACATCCGGAATAAGATTACATGGAATGGTAATTATGGGATTTTTGTAGAGAATGGTACAGCTAGTACATTCAAAAACAATATTGGAAACATGGCAGATATTAATTTGTTACTTGTGTCAATGTTGAAGTATGCAGGAATTAAGGCAGATCCTATTTTATTAGGTACAAAATCTCATGGAATTTACCTTTTCCCTACGAGAACTGGATTTAATGCTGTTATAGCTGGAGTAGAGATTGAGGGGGAATTAGTATTGCTAGATGCTTCAGATAAATTAGGTAGTCCTAATATATTGAAAAGTCAACTACTTAATTGGTTTGGAGGAAGAATGGTTGAAGATGATGGCGTATCTAAGGCAATAACTTTAAAAAATGCACAAGCAATACACTATGCTCTTGCCAATGTAAATTTTGATGATACGGGAATTGCCAGTGCATCGGTAAAAAATAGATTTTCAAATAATTATGCTTATGAAATGCGAAAATCTTTATACGGTAAAGAAGAGACTGAACTTAGCACAGCAGTGTCTGCAGAATTTAATGATACTGAAATAGAAAATCTTAATGTTTCTGACTTATTAAATACATACAAGCCTTTAAGTGTATCTTTTGATGCAGATGTTGCTAGTTATTTTGAGACTATAGGAGATAAAATTTATTTGAACCCATTATTTTTTTATAGTACAGACGAGAATTTATTCAAGTCCGATGAAAGAACACTACCTGTAGATTTTGATTATTCTCGTTCGGATCGAATAACCATCAATATAAGTATTCCTGAGGGCTACGTTGTAGAGACTCTTCCAGAACCATTAGTGGTTTCTATGGTGGATGGTATAGCTTCTTATAAATATAATATCTCGAACGCTACGGCAGGTTTATCTATTTCAGTGCAACGAACTATAGATACACCATTAGTAGCAGTAGATTATTATAAATCTTTAAAAGCTTTTTTTGAGATGATTATTAAGAAAGAAAGTGAGAAAGTTGTCTTCAAGAAAGCCTAG
- a CDS encoding transglutaminase family protein encodes MRFIYFLAFLGFTSVMYSQDLIYTVADIPEELTNNADAVVRLQETHIEISDYKTLFREEKRVVTVLNSKGLRHINAAEFYDDNTKVLSLQAIILDAFGNEVEKIKKGDFRDVSAVDGFSLYSSSRVRYLDFTPTTGFPFTVIFTSKVKSVSTAFIPSFRLYNNFRTSIENIKYNINVAPSLGLRHKIIDDNNDLEVQNQINVISISASNKLSISQETYGLPIHEVVPRVLFSLERFHLAGVDGNAKNWKEFGTWMNNSLLRGMTALDDETVSEIQSLVSDAKTDEEKARIIYDYVQQKTRYVSVQIGIGGWKPTPAQEVHDLGYGDCKGLVNYTKALLEVVGVPSYYTVVYAGDEKRSLEEDFASLQGSHVILAIPKDDNYTWLECTSQTIPFGFLGDFTDDRDVLVIKPEGGFIVHTPEYSNDTNLQEIEGDYTVDLNGALSGALSISTYGTQYDSRSGLLELEKKKQKRYYYNFFNSINNLKIDSINFTNNKDKVNLQEKLVFTSKSYASKVGEDFTLTLNAFNRIRRMPRKEVERTSSFRIDRGYKDVDVITINTPKEFKIRYLPEPVVLHSEFGKYVLTVELINDNSLSYRRVLNINSGTFSKEDYKAYRKFLQGVAKYDNSKILLEKI; translated from the coding sequence ATGCGTTTTATTTACTTTCTTGCCTTCTTGGGCTTTACTTCTGTGATGTATAGCCAAGATTTAATCTATACTGTAGCTGATATTCCTGAGGAGCTAACAAACAATGCAGATGCTGTTGTAAGGCTTCAAGAAACTCATATTGAAATCTCAGATTATAAAACTCTTTTTAGAGAAGAAAAGAGAGTTGTTACTGTACTTAATTCGAAAGGCTTAAGACATATAAATGCAGCCGAGTTCTATGATGATAACACTAAGGTTTTAAGTCTTCAGGCGATTATACTTGATGCATTTGGAAATGAGGTCGAAAAAATAAAGAAAGGAGACTTTAGAGATGTGAGTGCTGTAGATGGTTTTAGCCTTTATTCAAGCTCAAGAGTTAGATATTTAGACTTTACACCTACTACAGGTTTCCCATTTACAGTGATTTTTACATCTAAAGTAAAATCAGTTAGTACTGCTTTTATCCCATCTTTTAGATTGTACAATAATTTTAGAACTAGTATTGAGAACATAAAATATAATATAAATGTAGCTCCTAGTTTAGGACTCCGCCATAAAATTATTGACGATAATAATGACTTAGAAGTACAGAATCAAATTAATGTAATAAGTATATCAGCTAGTAATAAACTAAGCATCTCACAAGAGACTTATGGTCTTCCTATACATGAAGTAGTACCCAGAGTTTTGTTCTCTTTAGAGAGGTTTCATCTTGCAGGTGTGGATGGTAATGCTAAGAACTGGAAAGAATTTGGCACTTGGATGAATAATAGTTTACTTCGAGGAATGACAGCGCTAGACGATGAAACAGTGTCGGAAATACAGTCTTTAGTTTCTGATGCAAAAACTGATGAAGAAAAAGCGAGAATCATCTACGATTATGTGCAGCAAAAAACGCGATATGTAAGTGTGCAAATTGGTATCGGTGGTTGGAAACCTACTCCCGCTCAAGAAGTCCATGACTTAGGATATGGCGATTGTAAAGGTCTAGTGAATTATACGAAGGCTTTGTTGGAAGTTGTTGGTGTGCCTTCATATTATACCGTAGTATATGCGGGAGATGAAAAGAGAAGTTTAGAAGAGGATTTTGCATCACTGCAAGGTAGTCACGTTATTCTCGCTATCCCTAAAGATGATAATTATACCTGGCTCGAATGCACTAGCCAGACAATACCTTTTGGTTTTTTAGGAGACTTTACAGATGATAGAGATGTACTTGTTATCAAACCAGAAGGCGGATTCATAGTGCACACTCCTGAGTATAGTAATGATACTAATCTTCAGGAAATTGAAGGTGATTACACAGTTGACTTAAACGGGGCACTTTCAGGAGCATTAAGTATATCTACATACGGAACACAATATGATAGCAGATCTGGATTACTTGAGTTAGAGAAAAAAAAACAAAAACGGTATTACTATAATTTTTTTAATAGTATCAATAATCTAAAGATTGATAGTATCAATTTTACAAACAATAAGGACAAGGTGAATCTGCAAGAAAAACTTGTCTTTACATCAAAAAGTTATGCATCTAAAGTAGGTGAAGATTTTACATTAACTCTCAACGCTTTTAATAGAATAAGGCGCATGCCTAGAAAAGAAGTCGAGCGCACAAGTTCCTTTAGAATTGATAGAGGTTATAAGGATGTAGATGTTATTACAATAAATACTCCGAAAGAGTTTAAAATCCGATACTTGCCAGAACCTGTAGTGTTGCACTCAGAGTTTGGAAAATACGTGCTTACTGTCGAATTGATTAATGACAACAGCTTGTCATACAGACGGGTATTAAATATAAATAGCGGAACTTTTTCTAAAGAAGACTATAAAGCGTATAGGAAGTTCTTACAAGGTGTCGCTAAATATGATAATTCAAAAATTTTACTCGAAAAAATATGA
- the dtd gene encoding D-aminoacyl-tRNA deacylase — protein sequence MKAVIQRVTEASVTINGVVKSEINQGLLVLLGVTHEDTNEDVEWLTNKIIGLRIFSDNDGAMNLSVGDVDGDILVISQFTLFASTKKGNRPSFLEAARPDKAIPMYEEFVSTLSRKRNKPTYTGEFGADMKVQLLNDGPVTIVIDTKNRV from the coding sequence ATGAAGGCAGTAATTCAGCGAGTAACAGAAGCTTCTGTCACTATAAACGGAGTTGTAAAATCTGAGATTAACCAAGGGTTACTTGTTTTGCTAGGTGTTACTCATGAGGATACCAATGAAGATGTTGAGTGGCTCACAAATAAAATAATTGGCCTGCGAATTTTCAGTGATAATGATGGTGCCATGAATCTTTCTGTGGGTGATGTTGATGGAGACATTTTGGTTATTAGTCAGTTTACGTTATTTGCAAGTACTAAGAAGGGGAATCGACCTTCATTTTTAGAAGCAGCACGACCAGATAAAGCCATCCCGATGTATGAGGAGTTTGTGAGTACGCTTTCGCGAAAGCGCAACAAACCCACCTATACAGGAGAATTTGGTGCAGATATGAAGGTTCAATTACTTAATGATGGGCCTGTTACAATTGTAATTGATACAAAAAACCGCGTATAA
- the rsgA gene encoding ribosome small subunit-dependent GTPase A, with the protein MTGTVYKSTGSWYTVKTDGGQWYECRIKGKFRIKGIKSTNPVSVGDVVDFDLDTKSDVETGVITKIHDRDNYIVRKSVNLSKQTHIIASNVDTVFLLVTLNNPPTFTAFIDRFLVTAEAYHIKAVLLFNKIDTYNEEEIMEIKYLAAMYREIGYECVGISAITGKNIDAVKEMMEGKTCMFTGHSGVGKSTLVNAIEPTLDLKTKQISVQHSQGQHTTTFAEMFDLHFDARIIDTPGIKGFGIVDMEREEIGDYFPEFFALKSECKFNNCLHLEEPKCAVKEALDNDELHWSRYKSYTQMLEGDDEQHYRKDHYPEEQ; encoded by the coding sequence ATGACAGGAACTGTTTATAAATCTACTGGAAGTTGGTACACCGTAAAGACGGATGGCGGCCAGTGGTATGAATGTAGAATAAAAGGAAAATTCCGTATTAAAGGAATTAAAAGTACAAATCCAGTTTCTGTAGGAGATGTTGTAGATTTTGATCTTGATACTAAAAGTGATGTTGAGACGGGTGTGATTACAAAAATACACGACAGAGATAACTACATTGTACGTAAGTCTGTAAACCTTTCTAAGCAAACACACATCATCGCTAGTAACGTGGATACTGTATTCTTACTAGTGACGCTTAACAATCCGCCTACTTTTACGGCGTTTATAGATCGTTTTCTGGTAACTGCAGAGGCTTACCATATTAAAGCGGTGTTACTCTTCAATAAGATAGATACTTATAATGAAGAGGAAATTATGGAGATAAAATATCTTGCGGCAATGTATCGCGAGATAGGATATGAGTGTGTAGGAATTTCCGCAATTACTGGAAAGAATATCGATGCGGTAAAAGAAATGATGGAAGGTAAGACGTGTATGTTTACAGGTCATTCTGGAGTAGGAAAATCTACTCTTGTCAATGCCATCGAACCTACCTTGGATCTCAAAACAAAGCAAATAAGCGTACAGCACAGTCAAGGACAGCATACTACTACCTTTGCAGAGATGTTTGATTTACATTTTGATGCACGTATTATCGATACTCCTGGAATCAAAGGGTTTGGTATTGTAGATATGGAACGAGAAGAAATAGGAGACTATTTTCCTGAGTTCTTTGCTTTAAAGAGTGAATGCAAATTCAATAACTGTTTGCATCTTGAAGAACCTAAATGTGCTGTAAAAGAGGCACTTGATAATGATGAGCTACATTGGTCACGTTATAAGAGTTATACACAGATGCTAGAAGGAGATGACGAGCAGCATTACAGAAAAGATCACTACCCAGAAGAGCAATAA
- a CDS encoding bifunctional 3-deoxy-7-phosphoheptulonate synthase/chorismate mutase type II: MENKKELRNWLDAFGLDHPLVIAGPCSAETEAQVLKIAHQLKDTDATVLRAGIWKPRTRPGNFEGVGALGLKWLQKAKEETGMLTTTEVANANHVDLALEADIDILWIGARTTVSPFIVQEIAEALKGTDKTVLIKNPVNPDLALWLGAVERFYTQDIKNLGVIHRGFSTYEKTRYRNNPEWQIAIDLQNKFPDLPLILDPSHIAGRRDIIHDLCQTGLDLNYDGIMVETHYDPDNAWSDAAQQITPATLVQMMKDLKIRKEEGTEVEYNNKLNTLRTKIDVIDHQLIESLGKRMKISDSIGELKAENNVSILQTKRWNEILGKMILEGEQNNLSEEFILRVFKAVHQESINHQKKVAKS, encoded by the coding sequence ATGGAAAATAAGAAAGAACTTAGAAATTGGTTAGACGCTTTTGGCCTTGATCACCCTCTTGTAATTGCAGGACCATGTAGTGCAGAGACGGAAGCGCAGGTGCTTAAAATTGCTCACCAACTGAAAGACACAGATGCTACCGTACTACGTGCCGGGATCTGGAAGCCAAGAACGCGTCCAGGAAACTTTGAAGGAGTAGGTGCTCTTGGACTTAAATGGTTACAAAAAGCCAAAGAAGAAACAGGAATGCTTACTACGACAGAGGTTGCAAATGCAAATCACGTAGACCTAGCTCTTGAAGCAGATATCGATATCTTATGGATAGGGGCTCGTACAACAGTATCTCCATTTATCGTTCAAGAAATTGCAGAAGCTCTTAAAGGAACAGATAAAACGGTGCTTATTAAAAACCCAGTAAATCCAGATCTTGCCTTATGGTTAGGGGCGGTAGAGCGTTTTTATACTCAGGATATTAAAAATCTAGGTGTAATACACAGAGGGTTCTCTACGTATGAGAAGACACGTTACAGAAATAATCCAGAATGGCAAATAGCGATAGATCTTCAGAATAAATTTCCAGATCTTCCTTTAATTCTAGATCCGTCACACATTGCTGGACGTCGTGATATTATTCATGATTTATGCCAGACAGGTCTTGATCTCAACTATGATGGTATCATGGTAGAGACGCATTATGACCCAGATAATGCATGGAGTGATGCTGCACAGCAAATCACACCAGCTACGCTCGTGCAAATGATGAAGGATTTAAAAATCCGCAAAGAAGAAGGTACAGAGGTAGAGTACAATAATAAATTGAACACATTGCGTACTAAGATTGACGTGATAGATCATCAGCTTATTGAAAGCTTAGGAAAGCGCATGAAAATCTCTGATAGTATAGGAGAGCTTAAGGCAGAAAATAACGTTTCGATTTTACAGACAAAACGATGGAACGAAATCCTAGGTAAGATGATTTTAGAGGGAGAGCAAAACAATCTAAGCGAAGAGTTTATACTACGTGTATTTAAAGCAGTACACCAAGAGTCTATAAATCACCAGAAGAAGGTGGCGAAGTCGTAA
- a CDS encoding prephenate dehydrogenase codes for MKDIYIIGLGLIGGSFARDLREQEPAATIYGIDASDSHLAEALSLGFIDKGAVLEDIKTADLVVLAIPVDVAIHVLPDVLNHIGDDTIVVDMGSTKQAICEVVASHPKRRNFLACHPIAGTEFSGPSAAITGLYTGKTNIICEVEKTAFKLQEQVLDLFKNMGMRIRYMDPVSHDKHIAYVSHLSHISAFMLGKTVIQKEKNERDIFDMAGSGFASTVRLAKSNPVTWTSIFKENKENVLETLTEYIANLNDFKTLLENDDFQGVHDEMENTNHIKEILNGIK; via the coding sequence ATGAAAGACATTTACATCATAGGGTTGGGGCTTATAGGAGGATCATTTGCGCGAGATTTGCGCGAGCAAGAACCTGCGGCAACTATTTATGGTATAGATGCAAGTGATTCTCACCTAGCCGAAGCGTTGTCATTAGGTTTTATAGATAAAGGCGCCGTACTAGAAGATATTAAAACAGCAGACCTCGTAGTGCTGGCAATCCCAGTAGATGTGGCTATTCACGTACTACCAGACGTTCTTAATCATATAGGAGACGATACGATTGTGGTCGACATGGGATCTACAAAACAAGCCATTTGTGAAGTAGTAGCATCACACCCTAAACGTCGCAATTTTCTTGCATGTCATCCTATCGCAGGGACAGAGTTTTCTGGGCCTAGTGCAGCGATTACAGGCTTATATACTGGGAAGACTAATATTATATGCGAGGTAGAGAAAACAGCTTTTAAGCTGCAAGAACAAGTGCTAGACCTCTTCAAAAATATGGGAATGCGCATACGCTACATGGACCCTGTGTCTCATGACAAGCATATTGCTTACGTAAGTCACCTCTCACACATAAGCGCGTTTATGCTAGGTAAGACGGTGATACAAAAAGAGAAAAATGAACGTGATATTTTTGACATGGCAGGCAGCGGTTTTGCATCTACCGTGCGTTTGGCAAAAAGTAATCCAGTAACATGGACCTCGATTTTTAAAGAGAATAAAGAGAATGTCTTAGAGACATTAACTGAATATATTGCCAATCTCAACGATTTTAAAACACTTCTTGAAAATGATGATTTTCAAGGGGTGCACGATGAGATGGAAAACACGAACCACATTAAGGAAATTTTAAACGGAATTAAATAG